A genomic region of Peptoniphilus sp. ING2-D1G contains the following coding sequences:
- a CDS encoding Transcriptional regulators (Transcriptional regulators [Transcription]; High confidence in function and specificity), which produces MASTIKDVARMADVSISTVSRVINDSKPVSPEARRRVLRAIEVLNYTPNEVARSLVKRKSYLIGIIADDIGTSYVSKILRGVEEIGRMYEYDILLSCSYGDPEVELKLAKVFAQKQVEGIIVITSKLNQKLIYKLEEAKMPHIDINKYYDIEENLTVRIEYEEISYEMVNYLIEMGHKDIAAVVIQKDIDRTEERHKLNGYKKAMKEHGLKEKVIFTGGSGEENIKKIADNIDEAIKNKTTALFCTQDETAIHIINYLSDQGIKVPDDVSITGFGGTDLTDIYRPKLTTVKISYYDIGAVAVRRILKMIEKKSRDTDERVVLPIGILKRDTVKNLNK; this is translated from the coding sequence TTGGCATCGACAATAAAAGATGTAGCCAGGATGGCTGATGTATCCATATCAACAGTATCAAGAGTAATAAACGACTCAAAGCCCGTTTCTCCGGAAGCCAGAAGGAGAGTACTTCGTGCCATTGAAGTGCTTAACTATACTCCAAATGAAGTCGCTAGAAGCCTTGTAAAGAGAAAATCTTATTTAATAGGGATAATAGCTGATGACATAGGAACATCCTATGTCAGTAAAATTTTAAGGGGAGTAGAAGAAATAGGCAGAATGTATGAATACGACATACTTCTTTCGTGTTCTTATGGAGATCCGGAAGTGGAATTGAAACTTGCAAAAGTTTTTGCTCAAAAGCAGGTAGAGGGCATAATAGTAATAACCTCTAAATTAAATCAAAAATTGATATATAAACTTGAAGAAGCCAAGATGCCACACATCGATATAAACAAATACTATGACATAGAAGAAAACTTAACCGTTAGAATAGAATATGAAGAAATAAGCTATGAAATGGTAAATTACTTAATAGAGATGGGACACAAAGATATTGCTGCTGTAGTAATACAAAAAGACATAGACAGAACGGAAGAAAGACACAAACTAAACGGATATAAAAAAGCAATGAAAGAACACGGCTTAAAAGAAAAGGTCATATTTACCGGTGGATCCGGCGAAGAAAACATAAAAAAAATTGCGGACAATATAGATGAGGCCATAAAAAATAAAACTACAGCATTGTTTTGCACACAAGACGAGACGGCAATACACATAATCAACTACCTTTCAGATCAGGGAATTAAAGTTCCCGATGACGTTTCAATTACAGGATTTGGAGGAACGGATCTAACAGATATTTACAGACCTAAACTCACAACGGTTAAAATATCCTATTATGACATAGGAGCTGTAGCAGTGCGAAGAATACTAAAAATGATAGAAAAAAAATCAAGAGACACAGATGAAAGAGTGGTACTCCCCATAGGTATATTAAAAAGAGATACGGTTAAAAACCTAAATAAATGA
- a CDS encoding hypothetical protein (Forms part of the ribosomal stalk which helps the ribosome interact with GTP-bound translation factors. Is thus essential for accurate translation; Family membership) has product MSEKVQALIEEIKNLTVLELSEVVKALEEEFGVSAAAPAAVVAAAPTAGAAAPVEEEKTEFNVILKEVGAEKIKVIKVVKDLTGLGLKEAKALVDGAPKAVKENAPKEEAEEIKTKLEEVGATVELD; this is encoded by the coding sequence ATGTCAGAAAAAGTACAAGCTCTTATTGAAGAGATTAAAAATTTAACAGTATTGGAATTATCGGAAGTAGTTAAAGCCTTAGAAGAGGAATTCGGAGTATCAGCAGCAGCACCGGCAGCAGTTGTAGCAGCGGCACCGACAGCTGGAGCAGCAGCACCTGTGGAAGAAGAAAAAACTGAATTCAATGTTATTCTTAAAGAAGTAGGAGCAGAAAAAATCAAAGTTATCAAAGTAGTTAAAGACCTTACAGGATTAGGACTAAAAGAAGCTAAAGCTTTAGTTGACGGAGCTCCTAAGGCTGTTAAAGAAAATGCGCCTAAGGAAGAAGCAGAAGAAATTAAAACTAAGCTTGAAGAAGTTGGAGCAACTGTAGAACTTGACTGA
- a CDS encoding putative general stress protein (High confidence in function and specificity), which yields MGLFDYFEEKRREAARKRGLEDAGKIATGASIGAILGILFAPKSGKETRSDIAEKAKETADNVSTFSKDAADNIQVKAQQAGEQVKKTYSDLRDKLDEKKSEFDKNAAVAKSKAEAIGDIVKEGAEDIKEEVKSTAEEVKKSTEEVKKDIKEGAEKVKEQSEDASKKIDEELDK from the coding sequence ATGGGATTATTTGATTATTTTGAAGAAAAAAGAAGAGAGGCAGCAAGAAAAAGAGGCCTTGAAGATGCAGGCAAGATAGCAACCGGAGCATCTATAGGAGCTATTTTAGGGATTTTATTTGCGCCTAAATCAGGAAAGGAAACCAGAAGTGATATAGCTGAAAAGGCTAAAGAAACTGCAGATAATGTAAGTACTTTTTCCAAAGACGCAGCTGACAACATTCAAGTTAAAGCCCAACAAGCAGGTGAACAAGTTAAAAAAACTTATTCAGATCTCAGGGATAAATTAGATGAAAAGAAATCAGAGTTTGATAAAAACGCAGCTGTTGCAAAATCAAAGGCTGAAGCAATTGGAGATATAGTAAAAGAGGGTGCTGAAGACATCAAAGAAGAAGTTAAAAGCACCGCTGAAGAAGTAAAGAAATCAACAGAAGAAGTAAAAAAAGATATTAAAGAAGGAGCAGAAAAAGTCAAAGAACAATCAGAAGACGCTTCAAAAAAGATTGATGAAGAATTAGATAAGTAG
- a CDS encoding hypothetical protein (High confidence in function and specificity), with protein MQATITLQDLLTIVLYLAGAGALIFLALVLKNFLEILKKIDNIIETNQEIIDDTLKKVPELTSNAVGISTNANKISGDVSEIMVKAKPEVEKAVLAIGSVSETVDGISRNVDKTTLKVTNTIANVSDTISDTSKTISISANNIVDYFYILKEILEALKQVFSK; from the coding sequence ATGCAAGCAACTATAACCTTACAAGATCTTCTTACCATAGTTCTTTATCTTGCCGGAGCAGGTGCACTAATCTTTTTAGCTCTTGTTTTAAAGAATTTTTTGGAGATTTTAAAGAAAATTGATAATATTATTGAAACCAATCAGGAAATAATAGACGATACTCTTAAAAAAGTACCGGAACTTACCAGCAATGCAGTGGGCATATCCACTAATGCTAATAAAATAAGCGGAGATGTTTCGGAAATCATGGTTAAGGCGAAACCTGAAGTTGAAAAAGCTGTTCTTGCAATCGGCTCGGTGTCTGAAACCGTGGACGGAATATCAAGAAATGTGGATAAAACCACACTTAAGGTTACAAATACCATCGCAAATGTATCAGATACAATTTCGGATACATCAAAAACGATTTCCATAAGTGCAAATAATATTGTAGACTATTTTTACATCTTAAAGGAAATTTTAGAAGCACTTAAACAAGTATTTTCAAAATAA
- the glpK gene encoding Glycerol kinase (Key enzyme in the regulation of glycerol uptake and metabolism. Catalyzes the phosphorylation of glycerol to yield sn-glycerol 3-phosphate; High confidence in function and specificity): MKKYIMAFDAGTTSSRTILFDKYGQVISVAQKEFKQHFPKPGYVEHNSKEIWSTQIGTAVEAMSKIGANANDIAAIGITNQRETTILWDKNTGEPIYNAIVWQCRRTSEYCDFLKSQGYEELFREKTGLVIDAYFSATKIKWILDNVEGAKEKALRGEILFGTVDTWLIWKLTDGKVHVTDYSNASRTMLFNIKDLCWDEEILDILDIPKNILPEVRQSGEVYGYTDSKYLGDSIPIACAIGDQQAALFGQGCFERGEAKNTYGTGAFMLMNTGEDIIMSKNGLVSTIAWGLKGKVNYALEGSIFVAGSAIQWLRDEMRLIDSSEDSEYMATKVKDTNDCYFVPAFTGLGAPYWNQFARGTIVGLTRGVNKYHIIRATLESIAFLSNDILMAMQEDCGFNLKSLKVDGGASKNNFLMQFQSDVLGVDVIRPREVETTALGAARLSGLAIGFWNDCEEFEESSKIDKVFMPNLSKEKKEAILKRWHRAIKYSMNWAKE; this comes from the coding sequence ATGAAAAAATATATTATGGCTTTTGATGCAGGTACTACCAGCAGTAGAACTATTCTTTTTGATAAATACGGACAGGTTATTTCTGTTGCACAGAAGGAATTTAAACAACATTTCCCAAAGCCGGGGTATGTGGAACATAATTCTAAGGAAATATGGTCTACTCAAATAGGTACTGCAGTTGAAGCAATGTCCAAAATTGGTGCGAATGCCAATGATATTGCCGCTATCGGAATAACTAATCAAAGAGAAACCACTATTCTATGGGATAAAAACACCGGAGAGCCTATTTACAATGCCATTGTTTGGCAATGTAGGAGAACTTCTGAATACTGCGATTTTTTAAAGTCTCAAGGATACGAGGAATTATTTAGAGAAAAAACAGGTCTTGTCATCGATGCATATTTTTCTGCTACTAAGATAAAATGGATACTTGACAATGTCGAAGGAGCAAAGGAGAAAGCTCTGAGAGGGGAAATTCTTTTTGGAACTGTGGATACTTGGTTAATTTGGAAGTTGACTGATGGAAAAGTACATGTGACAGATTATTCTAATGCTTCAAGAACTATGTTGTTTAATATAAAGGATTTATGTTGGGATGAAGAAATTTTAGATATATTGGATATTCCAAAAAATATTTTGCCTGAGGTTAGACAATCAGGTGAAGTCTATGGTTATACGGACTCCAAGTACTTAGGAGATAGCATTCCCATAGCCTGTGCCATAGGTGATCAGCAGGCTGCTCTTTTCGGACAGGGATGTTTTGAAAGGGGCGAAGCTAAAAATACTTATGGAACAGGTGCTTTTATGCTTATGAATACAGGCGAGGATATAATTATGAGCAAGAACGGACTTGTCAGCACTATTGCATGGGGACTAAAGGGTAAAGTCAACTATGCTCTTGAGGGTTCCATTTTTGTTGCGGGTTCTGCAATTCAATGGTTAAGGGACGAAATGAGACTTATAGACTCTTCAGAAGACAGTGAATACATGGCAACTAAGGTAAAAGATACGAATGATTGTTATTTTGTTCCGGCTTTTACGGGGCTTGGTGCACCTTATTGGAATCAATTTGCCAGAGGAACTATTGTCGGCTTGACCAGAGGTGTTAATAAGTACCATATAATAAGAGCAACTCTTGAGTCTATTGCTTTTCTTTCAAACGATATTTTAATGGCGATGCAGGAGGACTGTGGATTTAATTTAAAGTCCTTGAAGGTGGACGGAGGAGCCAGCAAAAATAATTTTTTAATGCAATTTCAATCGGATGTTTTAGGTGTCGATGTCATAAGACCAAGAGAAGTGGAGACTACAGCTCTTGGCGCTGCAAGGCTTAGCGGACTGGCAATCGGTTTTTGGAATGATTGTGAAGAGTTTGAAGAAAGCTCAAAGATCGACAAAGTGTTTATGCCAAATTTAAGTAAAGAAAAAAAAGAAGCAATTCTAAAGAGATGGCATAGGGCGATAAAATATTCAATGAATTGGGCGAAGGAATAA
- the rplK gene encoding 50S ribosomal protein L11 (Forms part of the ribosomal stalk which helps the ribosome interact with GTP-bound translation factors; High confidence in function and specificity), translating into MAKKVIAMVKLQIPAGKATPAPPVGTALGPHGVNIMQFTKEFNAKTQDQAGLIIPVVLTVYQDRSFTFITKTPPAAVLIKKAINLQAASGEPNKKKVGKITKAQVQEIAELKMKDLNAANVESAMSMIAGTARSMGVEVVD; encoded by the coding sequence ATGGCAAAAAAAGTAATAGCGATGGTAAAATTACAAATTCCGGCCGGAAAGGCAACACCGGCACCACCAGTAGGTACAGCATTAGGACCTCACGGAGTAAACATCATGCAGTTTACAAAGGAATTTAATGCAAAAACTCAAGATCAAGCAGGCTTAATCATTCCTGTTGTCTTAACAGTATATCAAGACAGATCTTTCACTTTTATAACAAAGACACCGCCTGCGGCAGTTTTAATAAAAAAAGCTATTAATTTACAAGCTGCATCAGGAGAACCCAACAAGAAAAAAGTTGGTAAGATAACAAAGGCGCAAGTACAAGAGATTGCCGAATTGAAAATGAAGGATTTAAATGCTGCAAATGTTGAATCTGCAATGAGTATGATAGCCGGAACTGCAAGAAGTATGGGTGTAGAAGTAGTAGATTAG
- a CDS encoding putative peroxiredoxin (Protects cells against oxidative stress. Can reduce hydrogen peroxide and/or alkyl hydroperoxides using dithiothreitol as an electron donor (in vitro); High confidence in function and specificity), whose protein sequence is MEIQERNTSFPIIGRPAPKFTANTTQGVINFPDDYEGKWVILFSHPADFTPVCTTEFMTFSSIYDELQELNTDLVGLSIDSLHSHLGWIEAIKGYTWKDIENPVIQFPVIDDIKMDVANKYGMIQGESDSSAVRAVFFVDPKGIMRTILYYPASLGRNFDEIKRILIGLQKNDSDKVALPADWKPGDPVIVPPPSTAEGIKERMEEAKNNNYTMIDWYLSFKEDK, encoded by the coding sequence ATGGAAATTCAAGAAAGAAACACTTCCTTTCCTATAATAGGAAGACCTGCACCGAAATTCACAGCAAATACAACTCAAGGAGTTATCAATTTCCCTGATGACTATGAAGGTAAATGGGTGATTTTATTCTCTCATCCAGCTGACTTCACACCGGTTTGTACTACAGAATTTATGACATTTTCAAGCATCTATGACGAACTGCAAGAATTAAATACCGACTTGGTAGGCCTTTCAATAGACTCACTTCATTCACACCTTGGATGGATTGAAGCTATAAAGGGATATACTTGGAAAGATATTGAAAATCCTGTAATTCAATTCCCTGTTATAGATGATATTAAAATGGATGTAGCTAATAAATATGGAATGATTCAAGGCGAATCTGACTCATCAGCTGTTAGAGCCGTATTTTTCGTAGATCCAAAGGGAATTATGAGAACAATTCTTTACTACCCTGCATCTCTTGGAAGAAATTTTGATGAAATAAAAAGAATTCTTATCGGTCTACAAAAGAATGATTCCGATAAGGTAGCATTGCCTGCAGACTGGAAACCTGGAGATCCTGTAATAGTTCCACCTCCATCAACAGCTGAAGGTATCAAAGAAAGAATGGAAGAAGCTAAAAACAATAATTATACAATGATAGATTGGTATTTGAGCTTTAAAGAAGACAAATAA
- a CDS encoding putative membrane protein (Hypothetical protein) — protein MAKDNTIKKTEEKKSLAKYFRGVKSEFKKVVWPTKKELINYSLIVIAAVVAASVLFIIYDKIVMFLLGTFIY, from the coding sequence TTGGCGAAAGATAATACGATTAAAAAGACAGAAGAAAAGAAAAGTCTTGCTAAATATTTTAGAGGAGTAAAGTCTGAATTTAAAAAAGTTGTCTGGCCAACAAAGAAAGAACTTATAAACTACAGTCTTATAGTAATTGCCGCAGTAGTTGCAGCAAGTGTGTTGTTCATCATATACGACAAAATCGTTATGTTCTTATTAGGTACCTTTATTTATTGA
- a CDS encoding Two component transcriptional regulator, LuxR family (Family membership), which produces MKIKVLINKDFLKFGITKIVEENHEIYSVKSIQEVKKDEYLITNEHIYRDKTIVVFSNVEEAIFSTANIKILEDSTKFELLEAIKFLKLGRSYSSEKIKKIEEKVLNSYEHLQKLSMRQKFLISEIISGSTNAEISKKLYLSEGTVKNNLSVLYKKINVKNRMELIKICKLMLT; this is translated from the coding sequence ATGAAAATAAAAGTATTAATAAATAAAGATTTTTTAAAATTTGGGATAACTAAGATAGTTGAAGAAAACCATGAAATATATTCTGTAAAAAGTATTCAAGAAGTAAAAAAGGACGAATATTTAATAACAAATGAACACATATATAGAGATAAAACCATAGTAGTATTTTCCAACGTAGAGGAAGCCATATTTTCCACAGCTAATATAAAAATATTGGAAGATTCAACGAAATTTGAACTTTTAGAAGCTATTAAATTTTTAAAACTGGGACGATCCTATTCTTCGGAAAAAATAAAAAAAATCGAAGAAAAAGTTTTAAATTCATATGAACATTTACAAAAATTGAGCATGAGGCAGAAATTTCTGATTTCTGAAATAATATCAGGCAGCACAAACGCAGAAATTTCAAAAAAGCTTTATCTCAGTGAGGGGACTGTAAAAAACAATCTGTCAGTTTTATACAAAAAAATAAATGTAAAAAACAGGATGGAATTAATAAAAATTTGTAAATTGATGTTGACATAA
- a CDS encoding Diacylglycerol kinase catalytic region (The DAG-kinase catalytic domain or DAGKc domain is present in mammalian lipid kinases, such as diacylglycerol (DAG), ceramide and sphingosine kinases, as well as in related bacterial proteins; High confidence in function and specificity), producing MKKIKFIANPVSGKELSLKKINELVNLFSKDGYKIDLRFTKSKGDAMDFAMEDEGEDILVSVGGDGTLNEVVNGIYRAKKKTPLAIYKAGTVNDFANVLEIPDDTYKFYEMIKNFNVVPVDIGLAGDRAFANVAAGGLFTNIAYEVETDLKNRFGRLAYYAQGVRELYKYNTQRKEKLKITFKSEQYNETEKLDLFLVSNSSYVGGFKNIVPNADVRDGYLHVLIIKDIDIKEFPDILSYLIDSTQFKTDNIKRFKTKEITISSETDLIIDLDGEKSNKLPMTFKVLEKELNLILM from the coding sequence ATGAAAAAAATTAAATTTATCGCCAATCCTGTCTCCGGAAAAGAACTATCTTTAAAAAAGATAAACGAGTTAGTGAATTTATTTTCCAAAGATGGATATAAAATTGACTTGAGATTTACAAAGTCTAAAGGGGATGCTATGGACTTTGCAATGGAAGATGAAGGAGAAGACATTTTGGTATCTGTTGGAGGAGACGGAACTTTAAATGAAGTCGTAAACGGTATTTACAGAGCAAAAAAGAAAACCCCTTTGGCCATATATAAAGCAGGGACAGTAAATGACTTTGCAAATGTATTAGAAATTCCCGATGACACATATAAATTTTATGAAATGATAAAAAATTTCAATGTAGTACCTGTGGATATTGGTCTTGCAGGGGACAGAGCTTTTGCCAATGTAGCCGCAGGAGGACTTTTTACAAATATAGCCTATGAAGTTGAAACCGATTTAAAAAACAGATTTGGAAGACTTGCGTATTACGCTCAAGGTGTTAGGGAACTTTATAAATATAACACCCAAAGGAAAGAAAAATTAAAAATAACATTTAAATCGGAACAATACAATGAAACCGAAAAATTGGATTTGTTTTTGGTATCGAATTCAAGCTATGTTGGCGGATTTAAGAATATAGTGCCAAATGCCGATGTAAGAGATGGATATCTTCATGTACTCATAATTAAAGATATAGACATCAAAGAATTTCCTGATATCTTGAGTTATTTAATAGATTCAACACAATTTAAAACAGACAATATAAAACGATTCAAAACCAAAGAAATAACCATAAGCTCTGAAACTGATTTAATAATTGACCTTGACGGCGAAAAATCAAACAAACTTCCAATGACTTTTAAAGTATTGGAAAAAGAGCTTAATTTAATATTAATGTAG
- a CDS encoding transcription termination/antitermination factor NusG (Participates in transcription elongation, termination and antitermination; High confidence in function and specificity) — protein MDEDLMVNENSEQDAKWYVVHTYSGHENKVKATMEALVVNSNMQQYIFDIQVPMEEYVENKDGVKKVKERKIFPSYVLVKMIMSDESWYLVRNTRGVTGFVGPGSKPVPLTDEEVRNLGVATDKELFGDYEIGDNIKVINGPFNDFSGVIESFNYEKGKVKVSISMFGRDTLVELDFNQIIKQS, from the coding sequence ATGGACGAAGATTTAATGGTAAATGAAAATAGCGAACAGGATGCTAAATGGTATGTTGTGCATACTTATTCAGGACATGAAAACAAGGTTAAGGCAACAATGGAAGCTTTAGTTGTAAATAGCAATATGCAACAATATATATTTGATATTCAAGTTCCTATGGAAGAATACGTTGAGAATAAGGATGGAGTTAAGAAAGTTAAAGAAAGAAAGATTTTTCCAAGTTATGTTCTTGTAAAGATGATAATGAGCGATGAATCTTGGTACCTTGTGAGAAATACCAGAGGAGTTACAGGATTTGTAGGGCCTGGTTCAAAACCTGTGCCACTTACAGATGAAGAGGTTCGAAATCTCGGAGTTGCTACGGATAAGGAATTATTTGGAGACTATGAGATTGGAGATAATATAAAGGTAATAAATGGACCTTTTAATGACTTCTCAGGAGTAATCGAATCCTTTAATTATGAAAAGGGAAAGGTAAAAGTTTCGATTTCTATGTTTGGCAGAGATACTTTAGTCGAATTGGACTTCAATCAAATTATTAAGCAAAGTTGA
- the rplA gene encoding 50S ribosomal protein L1 (Binds directly to 23S rRNA. The L1 stalk is quite mobile in the ribosome, and is involved in E site tRNA release. Protein L1 is also a translational repressor protein, it controls the translation of the L11 operon by binding to its mRNA; High confidence in function and specificity) has product MPKRGKKYIESAKLVDRTKLYDYDEAIDLVQKTTTTKFDSTVELAVRLGVDPRHADQQVRGTTVLPHGTGKTKRVLVVAKADKVKEAEEAGADYAGGAEYVEKIQKENWLEFDVLIATPDMMGVVGKIGRLLGPKGLMPNPKSGTVTFDIAKAVEETKAGKIEYRVDKASIINVPIGKVSFGSEKLTENFKAVMSAIIKAKPAAAKGRYLKSVTLATTMGPGVRINGQKLMEI; this is encoded by the coding sequence ATGCCAAAAAGAGGTAAAAAATATATAGAAAGTGCTAAGCTTGTCGATAGAACAAAATTATATGATTATGATGAAGCGATAGATCTGGTACAAAAGACGACAACTACAAAATTTGATTCTACTGTTGAACTTGCAGTAAGACTTGGCGTAGATCCAAGACATGCAGATCAGCAAGTAAGAGGTACTACTGTTCTTCCTCATGGAACAGGTAAGACTAAAAGAGTGCTTGTAGTAGCAAAAGCCGATAAGGTGAAAGAAGCTGAAGAAGCAGGAGCGGATTACGCAGGTGGAGCAGAATATGTTGAAAAAATTCAAAAGGAAAATTGGTTGGAATTTGACGTATTGATTGCTACTCCGGACATGATGGGAGTTGTCGGTAAAATAGGTAGACTTTTAGGACCTAAGGGTCTTATGCCTAACCCGAAATCAGGAACGGTAACCTTTGATATAGCTAAAGCTGTTGAGGAAACTAAAGCGGGAAAGATCGAATATAGAGTTGATAAGGCTTCTATAATCAATGTTCCCATAGGAAAAGTTTCCTTTGGGTCTGAAAAGTTAACGGAAAACTTTAAAGCTGTTATGTCAGCAATCATTAAGGCAAAACCGGCAGCGGCTAAGGGTAGATATTTAAAATCTGTGACATTAGCTACAACAATGGGTCCCGGAGTCAGAATCAACGGACAAAAATTAATGGAAATATAA
- a CDS encoding ribosomal protein L10 (Forms part of the ribosomal stalk, playing a central role in the interaction of the ribosome with GTP-bound translation factors; High confidence in function and specificity), with protein sequence MREEKLQAKTQLVDEIKQKVNDSQAMVFINYRGLSVEAVTELRAKYREAGVQYKVYKNTMMKRAFEELGFDEGINEFLKGPSAVAFSMEDPVSAAKITSEFAKGHEQVEIKTGIVDGRLISVAEVERLAQLPPKEVLIAQVLGGLNAPIQGLSNVMSGNIRGLAVVLNAICEKKEKEAA encoded by the coding sequence ATGAGAGAAGAAAAACTTCAAGCAAAAACCCAATTAGTCGATGAAATAAAACAAAAAGTCAATGATTCTCAAGCTATGGTTTTTATAAATTATAGAGGTTTAAGTGTAGAGGCTGTAACTGAATTGAGAGCTAAGTACAGAGAAGCGGGAGTTCAATATAAAGTGTATAAAAACACTATGATGAAACGTGCTTTTGAAGAGCTTGGTTTTGACGAAGGGATTAACGAGTTTCTTAAAGGACCGAGTGCAGTGGCCTTTTCAATGGAGGATCCTGTTTCGGCTGCTAAGATAACTTCGGAATTTGCTAAAGGACACGAACAAGTTGAAATCAAAACCGGAATTGTTGATGGTAGATTGATTTCTGTAGCAGAAGTAGAAAGATTAGCACAACTTCCGCCTAAGGAAGTTCTTATAGCTCAAGTTTTAGGAGGATTGAATGCTCCAATCCAAGGACTATCAAATGTAATGAGTGGAAATATTCGTGGACTTGCAGTTGTACTGAATGCAATATGCGAAAAGAAAGAAAAAGAAGCGGCATAA